A genomic segment from Treponema sp. Marseille-Q3903 encodes:
- the mfd gene encoding transcription-repair coupling factor translates to MKSLITINEILHKCPEINASIEKFFSDKTIFPQNISGINGSLFSYFVAETSATNHFRSLQTAQYSSSSKNTPAYKSFSSDLIIIAPTYAEAQEISNDIKTVYEEASVFIFPEWGTVPYRPAARGSITFGRRCGVLSELLHKEKKITFKGRARIFIFTQRSFITKLPNPEYLKNLSFKLKKGDKLDTTKIAEKLAAMGYIRVPKVSVCGEFSLRGEVLDIFLPCDEHATRIIFDFDEISSLKFFEADSQATVAVRDDVLIYPMKEVLWSDELVETVHEKLIEYQQSAIKIDEGPKVNDETDITLKKNVHLPFTDAALERMENMLTELSISHEAEGEEFFYQLLWDRQYSVADFIDENCFVFIYNYDKQINAELTIGREYDKLYRTSRENLPILPPDDVLFCFQKLLKNISRCIFFRTLLTQEEHDNKEFIKISSEPSRSFFGNINFMKEELGRLQEDKWKIFIFTDNENQQLRIHEIFKDYTDLPENEKSKIAVTLIPKPLSSGFSMPELKLLVIQENEIFGRRKYIPKSVNKAKSKAIDTFVELNPGDYIVHVNWGIGLFHGIERIKALGNERDYIKLEYADQEYAFVPIEQVNLVQRYIGNEGDKPKLDRIGSKSWENRKNKVKKAVEDIAQKLIDLYSRRQASTGYAFPKEKEWQSAFEAAFPYEDTPDQITVTEEIKQDMEKPVPMDRLLCGDVGYGKTEIAMRAAFKAVMGGKQVAFLAPTTILAEQHYETCTQRFKNFPVKIEHMSRFVTPAQQKKILQRLEEGQLDILIGTHRIIQKDVKFKNLGLMIIDEEQRFGVKDKEKLKVMKNNIDCLTMSATPIPRTLHMSLLKIRDMSLLTTPPQNRQPIETVVDEYTDERVVLAIRQEIERGGQVFYLHNRVETLMEVKKKIETIVPEVLVEVAHGQMSGTQLDDIFQKFKLGGFHVLISTTIIENGIDIPNVNTIIIDRADMYGISQLYQLRGRVGRSDRQAYAYLLYPENKALSEVAMKRLQVISDFTELGSGFKIAMKDMEIRGAGNLLGRDQSGDVYSVGFDMYVRLLNEAVNKLAMQNDYKEPAEVLMELEYTGFIPDSYIINPQIKMEIYKKIAGITNEDEFDSVLAELSDRFGPIPDEVSSLLALAEIRIICRKLSISSIKERQGEVKIEFMQVSNLSIDKILKLIKENPETVNLNPQLPNVIFIKLGKIGLKEKSEFIREKLSQLG, encoded by the coding sequence ATGAAATCATTAATCACTATAAATGAAATATTGCATAAATGCCCTGAAATCAACGCCAGCATAGAAAAGTTTTTTTCAGATAAAACAATATTTCCGCAAAATATCTCTGGAATCAACGGCAGTTTGTTTTCTTACTTTGTGGCAGAAACGAGCGCTACAAATCATTTTCGTTCGTTGCAAACTGCACAATATTCTTCAAGCAGCAAAAACACTCCCGCATACAAATCATTTTCTTCCGACCTCATCATAATTGCACCGACATACGCTGAAGCTCAGGAAATTTCAAACGATATTAAAACAGTTTACGAAGAAGCAAGCGTTTTTATTTTTCCTGAATGGGGAACAGTTCCATACAGACCTGCTGCAAGAGGCTCTATAACGTTCGGACGCCGCTGCGGAGTGCTTTCAGAGCTTTTGCACAAAGAAAAAAAAATCACTTTTAAAGGCAGAGCACGGATTTTTATTTTTACTCAGCGTTCATTTATCACAAAGCTTCCGAATCCTGAATATCTAAAAAATCTGTCATTTAAGCTAAAAAAAGGCGATAAACTTGATACGACAAAAATTGCAGAAAAACTTGCGGCGATGGGATATATAAGAGTCCCAAAAGTATCTGTTTGCGGCGAATTTAGCCTGCGCGGTGAAGTTTTAGATATTTTTTTGCCGTGCGATGAGCATGCAACTCGAATCATTTTTGATTTTGATGAAATAAGCTCTTTAAAATTTTTCGAGGCAGATTCGCAGGCGACAGTTGCAGTCAGAGATGATGTCTTGATATATCCTATGAAAGAAGTTTTATGGAGCGATGAACTTGTTGAAACGGTTCATGAGAAACTTATCGAATATCAGCAATCTGCTATAAAAATCGATGAAGGACCAAAAGTAAATGATGAAACTGACATTACTCTAAAGAAAAACGTGCATCTTCCATTCACAGATGCCGCTTTGGAACGAATGGAAAACATGCTGACAGAACTCTCGATAAGCCATGAAGCAGAAGGTGAAGAATTTTTTTATCAACTTTTGTGGGATAGACAATATTCGGTTGCAGATTTCATAGACGAAAATTGCTTTGTTTTCATCTACAATTACGACAAACAGATAAATGCCGAGCTAACAATCGGTCGCGAATACGACAAACTCTATAGAACGTCACGAGAAAACTTACCGATTCTTCCTCCCGATGATGTTTTATTTTGCTTTCAGAAATTATTAAAAAATATCTCACGATGTATATTTTTTAGGACACTTTTAACACAGGAAGAGCATGATAATAAAGAGTTTATAAAAATTTCTTCAGAACCATCCAGGAGTTTCTTTGGCAACATCAATTTTATGAAGGAGGAACTTGGCAGACTTCAAGAAGACAAGTGGAAAATCTTTATTTTTACAGATAACGAAAATCAGCAGCTTCGCATTCATGAAATTTTTAAAGATTATACAGATTTGCCGGAAAATGAGAAATCAAAAATTGCAGTAACATTGATTCCAAAACCGCTTTCATCAGGATTCAGCATGCCGGAACTCAAACTGCTTGTAATTCAAGAAAACGAGATTTTTGGAAGGCGAAAATATATCCCTAAATCTGTAAATAAAGCAAAATCTAAAGCTATCGACACATTTGTTGAATTAAACCCCGGAGATTATATTGTCCATGTAAACTGGGGAATAGGGCTATTTCACGGGATTGAGCGCATAAAAGCTCTTGGCAATGAAAGAGACTACATCAAACTCGAATACGCAGACCAAGAGTATGCTTTTGTCCCTATTGAACAAGTAAACCTTGTACAACGTTATATTGGAAATGAGGGTGATAAACCTAAATTAGACAGAATCGGAAGCAAATCTTGGGAAAATCGTAAAAACAAAGTAAAAAAAGCAGTTGAAGATATTGCACAAAAATTGATCGATTTGTACTCTCGCCGTCAGGCTTCTACAGGATATGCGTTTCCTAAGGAAAAAGAATGGCAGTCCGCATTTGAGGCAGCATTTCCGTATGAAGATACGCCTGACCAAATCACAGTTACAGAAGAAATAAAACAAGATATGGAAAAACCTGTTCCGATGGATCGTTTGCTTTGTGGAGATGTAGGATACGGTAAAACTGAGATTGCGATGAGGGCAGCGTTTAAGGCAGTTATGGGCGGAAAACAAGTTGCTTTTTTAGCCCCGACGACAATTCTTGCAGAGCAGCATTACGAAACATGTACGCAGCGTTTTAAAAACTTTCCTGTAAAAATCGAACACATGTCGCGGTTTGTCACTCCTGCACAACAAAAAAAGATTTTACAGCGGCTCGAAGAAGGGCAATTAGATATTTTAATCGGGACTCACAGAATTATTCAAAAAGATGTAAAATTTAAAAATCTCGGTCTTATGATTATAGATGAGGAACAGAGATTTGGCGTAAAAGACAAAGAAAAACTCAAAGTCATGAAAAATAATATCGACTGTTTGACAATGTCTGCAACGCCAATCCCTCGTACACTGCACATGAGCCTATTAAAAATTCGAGATATGAGCCTTTTGACAACGCCTCCACAAAACCGACAGCCGATTGAAACTGTGGTAGACGAATACACTGATGAAAGAGTCGTGTTGGCAATCAGACAGGAAATAGAGCGGGGCGGACAAGTTTTTTATCTGCACAACAGAGTAGAAACTCTTATGGAAGTTAAAAAAAAGATTGAAACAATCGTTCCTGAAGTTTTAGTCGAAGTCGCTCACGGTCAGATGTCAGGCACGCAGCTCGATGATATTTTTCAGAAATTCAAGCTCGGCGGATTCCATGTCTTAATATCTACGACTATCATTGAAAACGGAATCGATATTCCCAATGTAAACACAATCATAATAGACCGAGCAGATATGTACGGAATTTCTCAACTTTATCAGCTTAGAGGACGTGTAGGGCGCAGCGACAGGCAGGCATACGCATATTTACTCTATCCTGAAAATAAAGCGCTTTCGGAAGTTGCGATGAAAAGGTTGCAGGTAATTTCAGACTTTACTGAACTTGGAAGCGGTTTTAAGATTGCGATGAAAGATATGGAAATAAGAGGGGCAGGGAATCTTCTCGGTCGTGACCAGTCCGGCGATGTATATTCTGTTGGATTTGATATGTACGTTCGTCTGCTAAACGAAGCTGTAAATAAACTCGCAATGCAAAATGATTACAAAGAGCCGGCAGAAGTCCTTATGGAACTCGAATACACAGGCTTCATCCCTGACTCATATATAATCAATCCACAGATTAAAATGGAGATTTACAAAAAAATTGCAGGCATCACGAACGAAGATGAATTTGATTCTGTGCTCGCTGAGCTTTCAGATCGCTTCGGTCCGATTCCTGATGAAGTTTCAAGTTTGCTTGCACTCGCTGAAATCAGGATAATCTGCCGAAAACTTTCAATCAGTTCAATAAAAGAACGGCAAGGAGAAGTAAAAATCGAGTTTATGCAGGTTTCAAATCTTTCTATCGATAAAATTTTAAAACTGATCAAAGAGAATCCAGAAACAGTGAACCTCAATCCGCAACTGCCGAACGTCATCTTCATAAAACTCGGCAAGATTGGCTTAAAAGAAAAATCTGAATTTATCAGGGAAAAACTAAGTCAGTTGGGATAG
- a CDS encoding zinc ribbon domain-containing protein — protein sequence MRRSKKEAKFFCECCGAEVTRNSKSCPKCGKFFASVRCPQCGRIGSNEEFVNGCPSCGYAVSDPLRVKQNKNVFIPSNFKNSSGSVGRGHGIFGDSNRFLFDQKKSKNDRYVDSGLPIWVYIVSIVILAALVIVLYSCL from the coding sequence ATGAGACGGTCAAAAAAAGAAGCAAAGTTTTTTTGTGAATGCTGCGGAGCTGAAGTTACAAGAAATTCAAAATCCTGCCCTAAATGCGGCAAATTTTTTGCATCTGTACGATGCCCACAGTGCGGAAGAATCGGCTCCAACGAAGAATTTGTAAATGGCTGCCCTTCATGCGGATATGCAGTCTCTGACCCTCTAAGAGTAAAACAAAATAAAAATGTTTTTATTCCATCGAATTTTAAAAATAGTAGCGGTAGCGTCGGACGCGGGCACGGCATCTTTGGCGATTCAAACAGATTTCTTTTTGATCAAAAAAAATCGAAAAATGACAGATACGTTGATTCAGGTCTTCCAATCTGGGTATATATCGTCTCTATTGTAATCCTTGCCGCACTTGTAATCGTACTTTATAGCTGTTTATAA
- a CDS encoding ParA family protein, with the protein MVITFSSMKGGVGKSTDAVLLANNLAARGFKVLFFDMDTNNSSTIYYCMGIADEFPTQNVAEALTHRTTEGYTVKSRIENVDIVPSSLRLFDIRSIDYHALKKCLPTDKYDYIIIDTAPTYDNLVMNALYAADYIFTPVQLDFFNLTTSRFLRSHLYDELNEQVEKWYIYYTFWQENLAMFADSIQSQFANLFEQEFDNILDIQIPSTPATRKYTQTDEKVSVHSRMLGSQRLAVAFNRLANLITGTETQKDENGNEIFSVERF; encoded by the coding sequence ATGGTTATCACATTTTCATCAATGAAAGGTGGTGTCGGAAAATCGACAGACGCAGTTTTGCTTGCCAACAATTTGGCGGCTCGTGGTTTCAAAGTTCTATTCTTTGATATGGATACAAACAATTCATCAACAATTTATTATTGTATGGGAATTGCAGATGAGTTTCCAACTCAAAATGTAGCGGAAGCTCTAACGCATAGAACAACAGAAGGCTATACAGTAAAGTCAAGGATTGAAAACGTTGATATAGTTCCTTCAAGTCTTAGGCTATTCGACATTCGTTCTATCGACTATCACGCATTAAAAAAGTGTCTTCCAACAGACAAATACGATTACATCATAATCGACACAGCACCGACTTATGACAACCTTGTGATGAACGCTCTTTATGCAGCGGATTATATTTTTACTCCAGTTCAACTTGACTTTTTCAATCTTACAACTTCAAGATTCTTGCGTTCTCATCTTTATGACGAACTGAATGAGCAAGTAGAGAAATGGTATATCTATTATACATTCTGGCAGGAAAATCTTGCCATGTTCGCTGATTCAATCCAGTCCCAGTTCGCTAATCTCTTTGAACAGGAATTTGACAACATCCTTGACATTCAGATTCCAAGCACGCCGGCAACACGCAAATACACTCAGACCGATGAAAAAGTTTCCGTCCATTCTCGTATGCTCGGAAGTCAGAGACTAGCCGTTGCGTTTAACAGACTTGCAAACTTGATTACTGGAACAGAGACCCAGAAAGACGAAAACGGCAACGAAATATTTTCTGTGGAGAGGTTTTAG
- a CDS encoding ParB/RepB/Spo0J family partition protein, translated as MSKQITLNKLGGKAPFADGGLKLSKSIRIDEIEMHPDFQSLFPIKDEVLNHIADSMEEKGFKGNHPVDIWFKTDANGTLHKYLMDGYTRVKAAKIAKLETVPYYEFHFETFDEALKEALSEQVDRRNLEGADLLNAVAKLYGTDFIQNAKGKKSEAIAEVLGVSTRTAEKAIAVMKDADEETLQQIENNKISVHKAYEKKHPKKSKSEERNIAAGEDTSDMDKGLDDIDDLSDSLDDSDGNPRGITVRSRDMSERFETPEESEIDRRLIERYTDGFYDGFGKGFGEGSFQVFDKISSLFSEGKTWDEIQKDDVFSDFTFYIIAKKLEIESDKDSILKEFNK; from the coding sequence ATGTCAAAACAAATAACATTGAATAAACTTGGTGGAAAAGCACCTTTTGCAGACGGTGGATTAAAACTTTCAAAGTCAATCCGCATAGATGAAATCGAAATGCACCCAGACTTTCAATCTTTATTTCCAATAAAAGATGAAGTATTGAATCACATTGCAGATTCAATGGAAGAAAAAGGTTTCAAAGGAAATCACCCTGTAGATATTTGGTTCAAGACTGACGCAAACGGAACTTTGCATAAATATCTTATGGATGGATATACAAGAGTAAAGGCTGCCAAAATAGCAAAACTAGAAACTGTTCCGTATTACGAGTTTCATTTTGAAACTTTTGACGAAGCGTTAAAAGAAGCGTTGAGTGAACAGGTAGACCGCAGAAATCTTGAAGGAGCTGATTTGCTTAATGCCGTTGCAAAACTCTACGGAACTGATTTTATTCAGAATGCGAAAGGTAAAAAATCAGAAGCGATTGCGGAGGTTCTTGGAGTTTCAACACGAACAGCAGAAAAAGCGATAGCCGTTATGAAAGACGCTGATGAAGAAACTTTGCAGCAGATTGAAAACAACAAAATTTCCGTACACAAGGCTTACGAAAAGAAGCATCCCAAAAAATCAAAATCTGAAGAGCGCAACATTGCGGCTGGCGAAGATACCTCCGATATGGACAAAGGACTAGACGATATTGATGACCTCTCGGATTCCCTTGACGACAGTGATGGTAATCCAAGAGGAATTACAGTCAGAAGCCGTGATATGTCAGAACGTTTTGAAACGCCGGAAGAAAGTGAAATCGACCGCCGCCTTATCGAACGGTATACAGACGGTTTCTATGATGGCTTTGGCAAAGGCTTTGGGGAAGGCAGCTTTCAAGTTTTTGATAAAATTTCATCGCTCTTTAGCGAGGGCAAGACTTGGGATGAAATACAGAAAGACGATGTATTTTCCGATTTCACCTTCTATATAATCGCAAAGAAACTTGAGATTGAATCCGACAAGGACAGTATTCTCAAGGAATTCAACAAATAA
- a CDS encoding single-stranded DNA-binding protein produces the protein MSDLNDLKLQGRIVRDAVIKTAKNGKQVALFTLAVNQTHKDAEGNYVETVNYFPISTFVNSEKFASHLKKGQPLILEGYLKQKTNDLGEGSDGKHKYDSRTYICPTKIHLIWTGKKENAQPQNIPEVNEEDFIIEAENSQDDVFLSDDFV, from the coding sequence ATGTCAGATTTAAACGATTTAAAACTTCAAGGAAGAATCGTCAGGGATGCGGTTATTAAGACTGCAAAAAACGGAAAGCAGGTTGCTCTGTTCACTTTGGCCGTAAACCAGACGCACAAGGATGCAGAAGGAAATTATGTGGAGACTGTAAACTATTTTCCAATCTCTACTTTTGTGAACTCTGAAAAGTTTGCATCTCATCTAAAAAAAGGACAGCCTTTGATTTTGGAAGGTTATCTTAAACAGAAAACAAACGACTTGGGCGAAGGTTCTGACGGAAAGCATAAGTATGATTCCAGAACTTATATCTGTCCTACAAAAATTCACCTTATATGGACCGGCAAAAAAGAAAATGCTCAACCGCAGAATATTCCAGAAGTTAATGAGGAAGATTTTATTATCGAAGCTGAAAACTCACAGGATGATGTTTTCCTCAGTGATGATTTTGTCTAA
- a CDS encoding single-stranded DNA-binding protein — protein MNIITLHGKVVKDAESILVNNEGIETPLVVFSFVDNGTPYQKNKDPMFIEVHFMKEAAMHIFKYLKKGKEVIVLGCLRMKSYTTKEGEPRQKYYISADSITFTGTSSR, from the coding sequence ATGAATATAATTACATTGCATGGAAAAGTTGTAAAAGACGCAGAATCAATTCTTGTTAATAATGAAGGAATAGAAACTCCGCTTGTAGTTTTCTCTTTTGTTGACAACGGAACTCCGTATCAGAAAAACAAAGACCCGATGTTTATTGAAGTTCATTTTATGAAAGAAGCTGCAATGCACATTTTCAAATATCTTAAAAAAGGTAAAGAAGTGATTGTCCTTGGTTGTTTAAGAATGAAATCATATACAACAAAAGAAGGAGAACCAAGGCAGAAATATTATATTTCCGCAGATTCAATAACTTTTACAGGAACTTCAAGCAGATAG
- a CDS encoding PcfJ domain-containing protein yields MIEKFNYLKEIFSDGSYFNYVTEFSENNFFAVHTYIPNDILRTLKDLKKNINIDYELITLALSYRMSKDYGDSIKVTVKIYRETSIEYTRNGNYSIKGNGPCFNYFDLYFMYDKNKKKIKLMQSSLAKCFFIPFNLKKFQRVYLNALNNKDEKMQGFLDELIFSDFNNYFANDIKSDLIKGLAGISYDFNKMKEFHNRKELLMQIGKIEENENVNYLNKMSLQKGCALILLKKYVEERHFDYLKKMPEEFFNEYIRHPYILSKVKSLLSKYYIERLSIHVYLLECDKKTLKDYIDMKIQLKQKIPLNICSIKKLESLHNQAALDIINKQKRTEKEKLNIGDKFKNLIARLPEEYEVIDDSARLKAESIMQNNCVASYKERINKGRSLIVSYLNSSCRYTIEVIVSRKKYQLAQFLGKCNRQAPRELIDNFEKILVEANTSHPKSD; encoded by the coding sequence TTGATTGAGAAATTCAATTATCTAAAAGAAATTTTCAGTGATGGCTCTTACTTTAATTATGTAACGGAATTTTCTGAAAACAATTTCTTCGCAGTTCATACCTACATTCCCAATGATATTTTAAGAACCTTAAAGGACTTAAAAAAAAATATCAATATAGACTATGAATTAATAACACTCGCCTTGTCCTATAGAATGAGCAAGGATTATGGAGATTCTATAAAGGTAACTGTAAAAATCTACAGAGAAACGAGCATTGAATATACAAGAAATGGAAATTATAGTATTAAAGGAAATGGACCTTGTTTTAATTACTTCGACTTGTATTTTATGTATGACAAAAATAAGAAAAAAATAAAACTGATGCAATCGAGCCTTGCAAAGTGCTTCTTTATTCCATTCAATTTAAAAAAGTTCCAGCGAGTATATCTCAATGCCCTCAATAATAAAGATGAAAAAATGCAGGGGTTTTTAGACGAACTAATTTTTTCCGATTTCAATAATTACTTTGCGAATGACATAAAAAGCGATTTAATAAAAGGTCTGGCAGGAATCTCATACGATTTTAATAAAATGAAGGAATTCCACAACAGAAAAGAGTTGTTAATGCAAATTGGAAAAATAGAAGAGAACGAGAATGTAAATTATTTGAACAAAATGTCTTTGCAAAAAGGCTGTGCGCTGATACTCTTAAAAAAATATGTGGAAGAAAGACACTTTGATTATCTGAAAAAAATGCCTGAAGAATTCTTTAATGAATACATAAGACACCCCTATATTCTATCCAAAGTAAAATCTCTTTTGTCAAAATATTATATTGAAAGGCTCAGTATTCACGTCTATTTATTAGAATGCGATAAAAAGACACTCAAAGATTACATTGACATGAAGATTCAATTAAAACAGAAGATTCCGCTAAATATATGCAGCATTAAAAAACTGGAGTCTCTGCATAATCAGGCAGCATTGGACATAATAAACAAACAGAAACGAACTGAAAAAGAGAAACTAAACATCGGCGATAAATTCAAGAATTTGATTGCACGGCTTCCAGAAGAATATGAGGTAATCGATGACTCGGCAAGATTGAAGGCAGAATCCATCATGCAGAATAATTGTGTAGCGTCTTATAAAGAGAGGATTAACAAAGGCCGCTCCCTTATTGTCAGCTATTTGAATTCAAGTTGCAGATATACAATAGAAGTTATTGTATCGAGAAAAAAATACCAACTAGCTCAGTTTCTTGGAAAGTGCAACAGGCAAGCCCCCCGAGAATTGATAGATAATTTCGAGAAAATACTGGTTGAAGCAAATACATCTCATCCAAAAAGCGATTAA